A part of Aegilops tauschii subsp. strangulata cultivar AL8/78 chromosome 2, Aet v6.0, whole genome shotgun sequence genomic DNA contains:
- the LOC109754970 gene encoding 10 kDa chaperonin, mitochondrial, protein MAAIRRLIPSFNRVLVEKVVQPKKSAGGILLPETSKQLNSGKVIAVGPGSRDKEGKLIPVALKEGDHVLLPEYGGLEVKLAPEKEYLLYRDDDILGTLHE, encoded by the exons ATGGCGGCGATTCGGCGTCTGATCCCGTCCTTCAACCGGGTGCTGGTGGAGAAGGTGGTGCAGCCCAAGAAGAGCGCCGGCGGCATCCTCCTCCCGGAGACCTCCAAGCAG CTGAACTCTGGTAAGGTGATAGCTGTTGGCCCTGGCAGCCGTGACAAGGAAGGGAAGCTGATCCCTGTTGCTCTCAAGGAAGGGGACCATGTGCTCCTGCCTGAGTATGGTGGTCTTGAAGTCAAGCTTGCTCCCGAGAAAGA GTACCTCCTCTACAGAGACGACGACATTCTGGGCACCCTCCACGAGTAA
- the LOC109754966 gene encoding plastid-lipid-associated protein 6, chloroplastic: MAMASPSWSSCCASTSTRPLPSPPASSKSRNPWRASSGRRSASGGKRRQQLSIRAVAAPSSAVDYSDTAAGAGDVPSLKIKLLSAVAGLNRGLAASQEDLDRADAAARQLEAAAPAPVDLAKDLDKLQGRWRLVYSSAFSSRTLGGSRPGPPTGRLLPITLGQVFQRIDVVSQDFDNIVELELGAPWPLPPVEATATLAHKFEITGIASIKINFDKTTVKTKGNLSQLPLLEVPRIPDSLRPSTSNTGSGEFDVTYLDDDTRITRGDRGELRVFVVS; encoded by the exons ATGGCCATGGCATCGCCGTCGTGGTCATCTTGCTGCGCCTCCACCTCCACCCGTCCTCTGCCTAGCCCCCCCGCGAGCAGCAAGAGCAGGAACCCATGGCGGGCAAGCAGCGGCAGGAGGAGCGCCAGCGGAGGGAAGAGACGGCAGCAGCTGTCCATCCGCGCGGTGGCCGCACCGTCGTCGGCGGTGGACTACTCGGAcaccgccgccggcgccggcgacgTCCCCTCGCTGAAAATCAAGCTGCTG AGCGCGGTCGCCGGGCTGAACCGGGGCCTCGCGGCGAGCCAGGAGGACCTGGACCGGGCGGACGCGGCGGCGAGGCAGCTCGAGGCGGCGGCACCGGCCCCCGTGGACCTCGCCAAGGACCTCGACAAGCTGCAGGGGCGGTGGAGGCTGGTCTACAGCAGCGCCTTCTCGTCGCGGACGCTCGGCGGCAGCCGCCCCGGCCCGCCcaccggccgcctcctccccatCACCCTCGGCCAG GTGTTCCAGAGGATCGACGTGGTCAGCCAGGACTTCGACAACATCGTGGAGCTCGAGCTCGGCGCGCCGTGGCCGCTGCCGCCGGTCGAGGCCACGGCCACGCTGGCGCACAAGTTTGAGATCACCG GAATCGCGAGTATCAAGATCAATTTCGACAAGACGACGGTGAAGACCAAAGGGAACCTGTCCCAGCTGCCTCTGCTGGAGGTGCCCCGCATCCCGGATAGCCTCCGGCCTTCGACGTCCAACACCGGGAGCGGCGAGTTCGACGTGACCTACCTCGACGACGACACCCGCATCACCCGAGGGGACAGGGGGGAGCTCAGGGTGTTCGTCGTCTCATGA
- the LOC109754972 gene encoding uncharacterized protein, whose translation MAGAGGTREREEEDFVCLDPSFFMNRNYEMKTFTYGSQELQLLCLSSACTDYDLTGQLVWPGAVLMNTYLSEHPETVKGHSLIELGSGIGITGILCSRFCKEVVLTDHNDEVLEIIKKNIEMQSCSGNADAVLTAEKLEWGNHDHLSNIIEKHPVGFDLILGADICFQQASIPCLFDTVEKLLRMQANKCRFILAYVSRTKVMDALVLKEAEKHGMVVEEVDGTRTTITDLEGVIFDITLK comes from the exons ATGGCGGGCGCCGGCGGGACGAgggagcgggaggaggaagacTTCGTCTGCCTGGATCCGTCCTTCTTCATGAACCGCAA CTACGAGATGAAGACCTTCACCTACGGCTCCCAGGAGCTCCAGCTCCTCTGCCTCAGCTCCGCCTGCA CTGATTATGATCTTACTGGACAGTTAGTATGGCCAGGTGCTGTTCTGATGAACACGTACCTATCTGAACACCCTGAGACTGTGAAGGGGCATTCATTAATTGAGTTGGGATCTGGGATCG GCATTACCGGCATATTGTGCAGCCGTTTCTGCAAAGAGGTGGTATTGACTGATCACAATGATGAAGTTCTAGAG ATTATAAAGAAAAATATAGAGATGCAGTCATGTTCTGGCAATGCGGATGCAG tgTTGACTGCTGAGAAGCTAGAATGGGGAAATCATGATCATCTAAGCAATATCATTGAAAAACATCCTGTTGGATTTGATCTCATTCTTGGAGCCGATATCT GCTTCCAGCAAGCTAGCATTCCATGTCTCTTTGATACTGTAGAGAAGCTTCTTCGTATGCAGGCCAATAAATGTAGATTTATACTGGCTTATGTATCACGAACCAAAGT CATGGATGCACTGGTACTGAAGGAAGCTGAAAAACATGGAATGGTCGTCGAGGAAGTGGACGGGACAAGAACAACCATCACAGATCTCGAAGGCGTCATATTCGACATCACCCTCAAATGA